ACCCTTCGCCATTATTGTCATTCTGAGCGGAGCGAAGAATCTGCTCGCGCTCAGGGTAAACTCCGTGAAGGATCCAAATGGTAATCAAGTAGATTCTTCGCTTCGCTCAGAATGACCTTTCATAGAACGGTGTTGCTACGACCTCTGCTAGCTTCAACGTTCCTCGGATGTCAATGTTAAATTTTGTTCCAATCGCGATTAATTCGGTTGGCACATAGCCCAATCCGATTCCAACTTGGAGTGTCGGTGAAAAAGTGCCGCTCGTGACAACGCCAACGGGTTGTTTATCGGTGTTGACGATGGGATAACCTTGGCGAGGGATTCCTTTATCCAAAAGTTTAAAACCGACAATCTGTCTTCGAAGTCCCGCCGCTTTAATTTTTTCAAGAGCACTTCTGCCGACGAAATCTCCCTTATCGAATTTCACCACCCAACTGAGTCCCGCTTCCAGTGGATTTGTTTCATCGGTGATTTCGTGTCCGTAAAGACTCAAGCGGGCTTCGAGTCTCAAGGTATCTCTGGCTCCAAGACCGATTGGCCTGATTCCATATTCCTCACCTGCACTGAAGACAGCTTTCCAGAGAGATTCAGCATCTGCATTTTTTACATAGATCTCACATCCGCCTGCTCCGGTATATCCGGTTGTTGAAAATATCACATCTTTAATGCCGGCAA
This genomic stretch from Deltaproteobacteria bacterium harbors:
- a CDS encoding glycine cleavage system aminomethyltransferase GcvT; this encodes AGIKDVIFSTTGYTGAGGCEIYVKNADAESLWKAVFSAGEEYGIRPIGLGARDTLRLEARLSLYGHEITDETNPLEAGLSWVVKFDKGDFVGRSALEKIKAAGLRRQIVGFKLLDKGIPRQGYPIVNTDKQPVGVVTSGTFSPTLQVGIGLGYVPTELIAIGTKFNIDIRGTLKLAEVVATPFYERSF